One segment of Polaribacter huanghezhanensis DNA contains the following:
- a CDS encoding aspartate kinase — protein MLVLKFGGTSVGNAENIKKVVEIITTSASQKIVVLSAVSGTTNSLLAISKTIQKKQLKQTLELIQLLENEYQILINELFVTNQYKDKALSFVFEKFNFLRSLTGTDLNLENTIVAQGEILSTHLVSLYLKESNISSTLISALDFMEVKKNNEPNISKIKEQLTAILNQKSTENLWITQGFICKNDAGEISNLQRGGSDYTASLIGAAVYADEIQIWTDIDGMHNNDPRFVENTFSLEEISFDEAAELAYFGAKILHPQSLIPAKENNINVLLKNTFSPLSKGTIIKNKTANNGFTAIAAKDGITAIKIKSYRMLMAYGFLKKVFEVFENNKTPIDMITTSEVAISLTVDDISYLSGIISELEPFGKINVDSDLSIICVAGDFSQKKEGISTLVFNALKNIPVRMISYGGSDYNISLLVKTTDKIAALNSLNNELFKEKYLLSEAIETFEC, from the coding sequence ATGCTTGTTTTAAAATTTGGTGGAACTTCTGTTGGAAATGCAGAAAACATAAAAAAAGTTGTTGAAATTATTACAACGAGTGCGTCTCAAAAAATTGTTGTTTTGTCTGCAGTTTCTGGCACCACAAACTCTTTGTTAGCAATCTCAAAAACAATTCAAAAGAAGCAATTAAAACAAACTTTAGAATTGATACAACTCTTAGAAAACGAATATCAAATTTTAATAAATGAACTATTTGTTACGAATCAATACAAAGACAAAGCGCTTTCGTTTGTATTCGAAAAATTTAATTTTCTTAGAAGTTTAACAGGCACTGATTTAAATTTAGAAAACACAATCGTTGCGCAAGGAGAAATCTTATCTACCCATTTAGTTTCGTTATATTTAAAGGAATCTAACATTTCTTCGACGTTAATTTCTGCGCTCGATTTTATGGAAGTTAAGAAGAATAATGAACCAAACATTTCAAAAATAAAAGAACAATTAACAGCAATACTGAATCAAAAGTCAACAGAAAACCTTTGGATTACTCAAGGTTTTATCTGTAAAAATGACGCAGGAGAAATTTCAAATTTACAACGTGGTGGAAGTGATTATACAGCGTCGTTAATTGGCGCAGCTGTTTATGCGGATGAAATTCAGATTTGGACAGATATTGACGGAATGCACAATAACGATCCGCGATTTGTAGAAAACACCTTTTCTTTAGAAGAAATTTCTTTTGATGAAGCTGCTGAATTGGCTTATTTTGGTGCAAAAATTTTACATCCGCAGAGTTTAATTCCTGCAAAAGAGAACAATATTAATGTGTTGTTAAAAAACACGTTTAGTCCGCTTTCTAAAGGAACCATTATTAAAAATAAAACAGCAAATAACGGGTTTACAGCCATTGCTGCTAAAGACGGAATTACAGCAATTAAAATAAAATCGTACCGCATGTTAATGGCTTATGGTTTCTTAAAAAAAGTTTTTGAGGTTTTTGAAAATAACAAAACACCAATTGACATGATTACAACATCTGAAGTTGCAATTTCTTTAACTGTCGATGATATTTCTTATCTTTCAGGAATAATTTCAGAATTAGAGCCATTTGGTAAAATAAATGTAGATTCTGATTTAAGTATTATTTGTGTTGCTGGTGATTTTTCCCAGAAAAAAGAAGGAATTAGTACGTTGGTTTTTAATGCGTTAAAAAATATTCCTGTTAGAATGATTTCTTACGGAGGAAGTGATTATAACATTTCCCTTTTGGTAAAAACAACTGATAAAATAGCAGCATTAAATTCGTTAAATAACGAATTGTTTAAAGAAAAATATTTGTTGTCGGAAGCAATTGAGACGTTTGAATGCTAA
- a CDS encoding NAD(P)H-dependent glycerol-3-phosphate dehydrogenase has translation MNSNPKIAVFGGGSWATAIVKMLTENLENVGWYMRNVSAIEHIKKFHNNPNYLSSAELIPEKLDISNDINYFVSNYDVLIFVIPSAFLKSELEKITASLEGKTIFSAIKGIVPETGLIIGEHFHKTYNIPLENIGVITGPCHAEEVAMERLSYLTLACLDQEKAIMLSKFIESSYIKTKISDDIIGTEYAAMLKNIYAIAAGIAHGLGYGDNFQSVLMSNAIREMKRFIKKVHKMKRNINNSAYLGDLLVTGYSTFSRNRMFGNMIGKGYTVKSAQMEMSMVAEGYYATKSAFEINQKNGAKTPIIDAVYNVLYNGKEAKDQFEKLTHKLN, from the coding sequence ATGAATTCAAATCCTAAAATAGCAGTTTTTGGCGGTGGAAGTTGGGCAACAGCAATTGTTAAAATGCTAACCGAAAATTTAGAAAATGTTGGTTGGTATATGCGCAATGTTTCTGCAATTGAACACATTAAGAAATTCCATAATAATCCAAATTATCTAAGTTCTGCTGAACTAATACCAGAGAAATTAGACATATCTAACGATATAAATTATTTTGTAAGTAATTATGATGTTTTAATATTTGTAATTCCGTCTGCTTTTTTAAAATCTGAACTAGAAAAAATTACCGCATCTTTAGAGGGGAAAACGATATTTTCTGCAATTAAAGGAATTGTACCAGAAACAGGATTAATTATTGGTGAACACTTTCATAAAACCTATAACATTCCTTTAGAAAATATTGGAGTAATTACCGGTCCTTGTCATGCAGAAGAGGTTGCAATGGAACGTTTATCGTACTTAACATTGGCGTGTTTAGATCAAGAAAAAGCCATCATGTTAAGTAAGTTTATAGAAAGCAGTTATATAAAAACAAAGATTTCTGATGATATTATCGGAACTGAATACGCGGCAATGTTAAAAAATATTTATGCGATTGCTGCCGGAATTGCGCATGGTTTAGGGTATGGAGATAATTTTCAATCCGTGTTAATGAGCAATGCAATTAGAGAAATGAAACGCTTTATTAAAAAGGTTCATAAAATGAAGCGAAACATTAATAACTCTGCTTATTTAGGAGATTTATTAGTAACAGGGTATTCTACTTTTAGTAGAAACAGAATGTTTGGAAACATGATAGGAAAAGGCTATACCGTAAAATCTGCACAAATGGAAATGAGTATGGTTGCTGAAGGATATTACGCGACAAAAAGTGCTTTTGAAATCAACCAAAAGAATGGCGCAAAAACACCAATTATTGACGCCGTTTATAATGTTTTATACAACGGAAAAGAAGCAAAAGATCAGTTTGAAAAACTAACGCATAAGTTGAATTAG
- a CDS encoding oligosaccharide flippase family protein, whose product MSNLKRFFKDTIIYGIAAVLPRAINIFLVKLHTSTLEADKYAVNTDYYVYAAYFNALLTYGMETAFFRFFSKEKEKGKIVSTSFISLLVTSLLFLIAMLFFSATISDFFGFKNPLFFKLLVWTITLDTFVVVPYAYLRVANKPMRFTIYKILNILIFALLNVFFLWFVPYAIKHQISLPSFIVEYYHSYPKVMHIFVAGTVASATTFLLLFPIVFKFKIDFDFQLLKKMLRYSLPIMVGSLAFVTNENLDKLLLGDLIGKEQMGIYAACYKLGVFMTLYIMAFRLGAEPFFFNHADKNNAKETYAKILTWFTILGALFMLIVVVFIDIFAAVLLGKPEYFEALQIVPIILLANLFLGIYNNLSIWYKLTDKTKYGMYFSVLGAMITIVFNMLMIPKIGFMASAWATLITYGCMMIVSYFIGKKHYPVPYQLKKVGCYVFFATALCGVSFSLFRENSWFSISAIFSYFGLVFLMEKPTIKQFLKR is encoded by the coding sequence TTGAGTAATTTAAAACGATTTTTTAAAGACACCATAATTTATGGTATTGCGGCTGTTTTGCCAAGAGCTATAAATATCTTTTTGGTAAAACTACACACTTCAACTTTAGAAGCTGATAAATACGCAGTAAACACAGATTATTACGTCTATGCAGCTTATTTTAACGCGTTACTTACATACGGAATGGAAACGGCCTTTTTTCGTTTTTTTTCGAAAGAAAAAGAGAAAGGGAAAATCGTTTCTACTTCTTTTATTAGTTTATTGGTAACAAGTTTGTTGTTTTTGATTGCAATGTTGTTTTTTAGTGCTACAATTTCAGATTTCTTCGGATTTAAAAATCCGTTGTTTTTTAAATTATTAGTTTGGACCATTACCTTAGATACCTTTGTTGTAGTTCCGTACGCATATTTACGTGTTGCAAACAAACCGATGCGTTTTACCATTTATAAGATCTTAAATATTTTAATTTTTGCACTGTTAAATGTGTTCTTTTTATGGTTTGTTCCGTATGCGATAAAACATCAAATTAGTTTGCCAAGTTTTATCGTAGAATATTACCATTCGTACCCAAAAGTGATGCATATTTTTGTTGCAGGAACCGTTGCCAGTGCCACCACATTTTTACTCTTATTTCCGATTGTTTTTAAGTTTAAAATCGATTTTGATTTTCAGCTTTTAAAGAAAATGTTACGGTACAGTTTACCTATAATGGTAGGAAGTTTGGCTTTTGTGACCAATGAAAATTTAGACAAACTTTTACTGGGAGATTTGATAGGAAAAGAGCAAATGGGAATTTACGCTGCCTGTTATAAGTTAGGCGTTTTTATGACGCTTTATATTATGGCTTTTCGTTTGGGCGCAGAACCCTTTTTCTTTAATCACGCCGATAAAAATAATGCCAAAGAAACCTATGCTAAAATACTTACTTGGTTTACCATTTTAGGTGCATTATTTATGTTAATCGTTGTGGTTTTTATTGATATTTTTGCAGCTGTTTTATTAGGAAAACCAGAGTATTTTGAAGCTTTACAAATTGTACCAATCATCTTATTAGCAAATTTATTTTTAGGAATTTACAACAACTTATCTATTTGGTACAAACTAACTGATAAAACAAAATACGGAATGTATTTTTCGGTTTTAGGAGCAATGATTACCATTGTATTTAACATGTTGATGATTCCTAAAATTGGATTTATGGCTTCTGCTTGGGCAACCTTAATTACTTACGGATGTATGATGATTGTTTCTTATTTTATTGGAAAAAAACATTATCCCGTTCCTTATCAATTAAAAAAAGTTGGATGCTATGTGTTTTTTGCAACCGCATTATGCGGAGTTTCTTTTAGTTTATTTAGAGAAAATAGTTGGTTTTCAATTTCAGCAATTTTTAGTTACTTTGGACTTGTCTTTTTGATGGAAAAACCAACCATAAAACAATTTTTGAAACGCTAA
- the dut gene encoding dUTP diphosphatase has product MNVQIINTSKHQTPTYETEGSAGMDLRANIEEAITLKPLERTIVKTGLFIALPIGFEAQVRPRSGLAAKKGITVLNSPGTVDADYRGEIGVILVNLSNNDFVINDGERIAQLVIAKHERVNWQEVEVLNETERGAGGFGSTGK; this is encoded by the coding sequence ATGAACGTACAAATTATCAATACATCAAAACACCAAACTCCAACTTACGAAACCGAAGGTTCTGCAGGAATGGATTTACGTGCAAATATTGAAGAAGCAATCACATTAAAACCGCTAGAAAGAACCATTGTAAAAACAGGGTTGTTTATTGCCTTGCCCATTGGTTTTGAAGCACAAGTAAGACCAAGAAGTGGTTTGGCTGCTAAAAAAGGAATTACAGTGTTAAACTCTCCTGGAACTGTTGATGCAGATTATCGTGGAGAGATTGGTGTCATTTTAGTGAATTTATCGAACAACGATTTTGTAATTAATGATGGCGAACGTATTGCTCAACTTGTCATTGCAAAACACGAACGTGTGAACTGGCAAGAAGTTGAGGTTTTAAACGAAACCGAACGCGGCGCTGGTGGTTTTGGAAGTACAGGAAAATAA
- a CDS encoding PspC domain-containing protein, with the protein MILGVSEWLSGKLGWKVQNIRIAFVVCVLFAGFGIGLYLILWVVKMFSK; encoded by the coding sequence ATGATTTTAGGAGTATCTGAGTGGTTAAGTGGTAAATTGGGATGGAAAGTACAAAATATTAGAATTGCTTTTGTTGTATGTGTTTTATTTGCTGGTTTTGGTATTGGTTTGTATTTAATTTTATGGGTTGTAAAAATGTTTTCTAAATAG
- a CDS encoding GNAT family N-acetyltransferase codes for MIQVTQHISLQPIKNTDCELLFSLMKEIYPPAYSHFWKDNGSWYVASQYSKPAVLKDLLEAKSDYYFILFKNEVVGNFRIVWDQKLEGLTAEKQVKLHRIYIHPKTQGNGIGKKLLFWLEEKAREKKYKIIWLDAMNEQPQAFSFYKKLGFQYHSHEFLNFDLLQEEVRKMSQLYKKV; via the coding sequence ATGATACAAGTTACACAGCACATTTCTTTACAACCCATAAAAAATACAGATTGTGAGTTGTTGTTTTCTTTAATGAAAGAAATTTATCCGCCAGCATATTCGCATTTTTGGAAAGATAATGGAAGTTGGTATGTGGCCTCTCAATACTCAAAACCTGCTGTTTTAAAAGATTTGTTAGAGGCAAAAAGCGATTATTATTTTATCCTTTTTAAGAATGAAGTTGTTGGAAATTTTCGCATTGTTTGGGATCAAAAACTAGAAGGTTTAACAGCGGAAAAACAGGTTAAATTACATCGTATCTATATCCATCCAAAAACCCAGGGAAACGGAATTGGAAAAAAATTACTTTTTTGGTTGGAAGAAAAAGCAAGAGAAAAGAAGTATAAAATTATCTGGTTAGACGCGATGAATGAACAACCACAAGCTTTTTCTTTTTACAAAAAATTAGGATTTCAATATCACTCTCACGAGTTTTTAAATTTTGATTTATTACAAGAAGAAGTTCGTAAAATGAGTCAATTATATAAAAAGGTGTAG